The following proteins are co-located in the Syngnathus scovelli strain Florida chromosome 5, RoL_Ssco_1.2, whole genome shotgun sequence genome:
- the npb gene encoding neuropeptide B, which yields MERSFRFVVVCVGVSLLISCHSVQAWYKQSTGPTYYSVGRASGLLSGIRRSPYVRRSESQETMDSGETTSANVVPETGRQVSLLKSMAICVKDISPNLKSCELLRDGSGTFQCKADVFLTLDSLDCLSA from the exons ATGGAGAGGTCATTTAGGTTTGTTGTGGTCTGCGTTGGAGTGTCCCTGCTCATCTCCTGTCACTCCGTACAGGCCTGGTACAAGCAATCCACCGGCCCCACTTACTACTCTGTGGGCCGTGCCTCCGGTTTGCTCTCTGGAATCCGGAGGTCGCCTTATGTGCGTAGGTCCGAATCCCAAGAAACGATGGACAGCGGAGAGACGACCAGTGCCAACGTTGTTCCGGAAACAGGCAGGCAGGTCTCCTTGCTCAAAAGTATG GCTATTTGCGTGAAGGATATCTCCCCAAACCTGAAGAGCTGCGAGCTGCTGCGGGACGGGAGCGGCACCTTCCAGTGCAAGGCGGATGTCTTCCTTACCCTGGACTCGCTGGACTGCCTGTCCGCATGA